The genomic window CGGTGGACGCGTACTGCGCCATGATGACGCGCCGCAGCTACAAGGAAGCCTACTCCGCCGACCACGCCCGGGCCGAGCTGGAGCGTTGCTCCGGCACCCAGTTCGATCCAACGGTGGTGCAGGTGCTGCTGGAGGTGCTCGACGATCCCCGCGCGGAGGACCAGGACGAGGACTACGACGCGGAATGCGGGCTGCTCCCCAGCTTCGTTCCGCTCACCGAGCGCGGGGAGCTGGCGGGGATCACTTTCGGCTAGCGGGCCGGGCGGCGGCTGGCGCGCCCGTCGTACAGGCGCCGGTCGGCCAGGCGGATCATCTCCTCGGCGCTCGCCATGTCGGGCGTGTAGGCGGCCACCCCCGCGCTGATCCCCACGCGCCCGTCCAGCCGCTTGCGCAGCCGCTCCACCAGCAGGTGCCCGCCCTCGGCCGTGCCCCCGGTCAGCAGCGCCAGGAACTCGTCGCCGCCAAAGCGCACCACCACGTCCGACGCGCGCGCTTCTTCGCGCAGCGCCTCGCCCACGGCGCACAGGAGTTCGTCGCCCGCCTGGTGGCCCAGGGTGTCGTTCACTTCCTTGAAGCCGTCCAGGTCCAGCACCACCACGGCCAGCGGATCGCCCCGGCGGGCCGCGGCCCACGCGTGGGCCAGCATCAGCTCCATGTGGCGGCGGTTTCCCAGCCCCGTCAGCGGGTCCGTCAGCGACAGGGTGCGCACGTCTTCCAGCAGCTTCAGCCGCCGAAGGGCCATCTGCGCCTGCAGCGCCAGGGCGCGCAGCACGTCCCAGTCTTCCGGCTCGAAGATGCGCTCGTCGCGGCGCTCCGTGAGCACCAGCACCCCTTCGCCGCCCACCGGCACGTGCGCGACCAAGGCCGTGTGCGGATCGCCGAACAGCGCGGCGGCGCCGGGAATGGCGCCCCCCGGGCGCGCGTCCTCCGACAGGATCAGCCCGGGCTCGGCGAAGCGGTCGTCCCAGGCCAGGCACACCCGCGCGCGGCAGGCACACGGCTCGGCGGGCATGGGCGCCCGCAGCAGGCCGTTGGGCTCGCGCATGAGCGCCACCGACGTGTGGGCGCCCACAATGCGCAGCGCATGGTCCGCCAGCGCGCGCATCACCTGGCCGTCGTTCTCGGCCGCGTTCAGCTCTTCGAAGTAGACGATCAGCTGGTCGGGAAGGCGCTGGCGCTTTTCGGTGCGCAGCCGCTCGCGCATGAACACCGCGGCGCCCACGGCGGCCCGGTCCATCAGGTCGGGGTCGTGCCGCCCCTGAGGAACGCGGCCGGCCACGGCGCCGGTCACCAGCACGCCCTCGCCGTCGGGGCCGTCCAGCAGCAGCACAAGGTCTTCCCCACGCTCCACGCGCTCGGGAAGACCCACGTTCATCTCCATCCGCTCGGGAGAGATGTCGCGACGCCGGTTGGTGCGACGCGTGGCGACGTCTCCGCCGGAAATCCAGCCGGTGGGCCGCGCCATCACCAGGCGAAGCCGCCGGTCATCCGTCCGCCGCACCTGCATGTGTGACCTCTAGCGAAGAGCCAGGCACCGTGCGTCTCCGCGCGGCCGCTCCAGCGTGCCTATGTCGTTATCATTTCAGAAGATAACTGAATCTACACCTGTTTACATTTCCGGTCAACGGGCGTCCCTTTCCGGGGACGGGAGCGCCGCGCGGGGGTCCGCCGAAGCTCTTGCGGAGAAGCGCCGCCTGGCCCGCGTGGTAGGCGTAGTGCTGGGCCGTGCCGTGCAGCATCACCGCGAAAGACA from Longimicrobium sp. includes these protein-coding regions:
- a CDS encoding GGDEF domain-containing protein; translation: MQVRRTDDRRLRLVMARPTGWISGGDVATRRTNRRRDISPERMEMNVGLPERVERGEDLVLLLDGPDGEGVLVTGAVAGRVPQGRHDPDLMDRAAVGAAVFMRERLRTEKRQRLPDQLIVYFEELNAAENDGQVMRALADHALRIVGAHTSVALMREPNGLLRAPMPAEPCACRARVCLAWDDRFAEPGLILSEDARPGGAIPGAAALFGDPHTALVAHVPVGGEGVLVLTERRDERIFEPEDWDVLRALALQAQMALRRLKLLEDVRTLSLTDPLTGLGNRRHMELMLAHAWAAARRGDPLAVVVLDLDGFKEVNDTLGHQAGDELLCAVGEALREEARASDVVVRFGGDEFLALLTGGTAEGGHLLVERLRKRLDGRVGISAGVAAYTPDMASAEEMIRLADRRLYDGRASRRPAR